The following coding sequences lie in one Phoenix dactylifera cultivar Barhee BC4 unplaced genomic scaffold, palm_55x_up_171113_PBpolish2nd_filt_p 000628F, whole genome shotgun sequence genomic window:
- the LOC120106771 gene encoding uncharacterized protein LOC120106771 isoform X2 yields the protein MIQARSSWSGDQESRQPTVALQIHNKPVEFANKIWLHVIAAREKNVCVRIRKGGGSLDERELLMPLLFLKQFFLRAILLEERDVSADKTSEQRALLVESRRL from the exons ATGATACAAGCAAGGAGCTCCTGGAGTGGGGATCAAGAGTCTCGGCAGCCAACAGTCGCCCTCCAAATCCACAATAAGCCTGTTGAGTTCGCCAACAAAATCTGGTTACATGTAATCGCTGCTAGGGAAAAGAACGTCTGTGTCAGAATTCGAAAAGGCGGGGGTTCACTCGATGAGAGGGAACTGCTTATGCCCCTTTTGTTCCTCAAGCAGTTCTTCCTTCGAG CTATACTGCTAGAGGAGAGAGATGTTAGTGCTGATAAAACATCTGAACAGCGTGCTCTGCTTGTGGAATCTAGAAG GTTGTAG
- the LOC120106771 gene encoding uncharacterized protein LOC120106771 isoform X1: MIQARSSWSGDQESRQPTVALQIHNKPVEFANKIWLHVIAAREKNVCVRIRKGGGSLDERELLMPLLFLKQFFLRAILLEERDVSADKTSEQRALLVESRRNRL, encoded by the exons ATGATACAAGCAAGGAGCTCCTGGAGTGGGGATCAAGAGTCTCGGCAGCCAACAGTCGCCCTCCAAATCCACAATAAGCCTGTTGAGTTCGCCAACAAAATCTGGTTACATGTAATCGCTGCTAGGGAAAAGAACGTCTGTGTCAGAATTCGAAAAGGCGGGGGTTCACTCGATGAGAGGGAACTGCTTATGCCCCTTTTGTTCCTCAAGCAGTTCTTCCTTCGAG CTATACTGCTAGAGGAGAGAGATGTTAGTGCTGATAAAACATCTGAACAGCGTGCTCTGCTTGTGGAATCTAGAAG AAACAGGTTGTAG